The following are encoded in a window of Thermus hydrothermalis genomic DNA:
- the cysS gene encoding cysteine--tRNA ligase, which translates to MGLVLYDTLRRQKVPFEPATPGHVGIYVCGPTVYSDPHLGHARGPVVYDVLRRYFLHKGYKVRFVSNITDVGHLTDDADQGEDKIEKRAKLERLEPMEVAEKYMWSYFDAIQALNVLRPSIAPRASGHIPEQIELTERLLRLGYAYERNGSVYFRVRAFPEYGKLSGKRLEELRAGARVEVREEKEDPLDFALWKRAEPGHIMRWKSPWGEGYPGWHIECTAMSLKYLGEGFDLHAGGIDLQFPHHECEIAQAEAAGYRFARHWMHHNHVLLEGEKMAKSTGNLVLLHDLLKAHEPMALRFYLLQTHYRSPMDFTWEGLESAKRGYARLLQAYREVRQRRKTASPGSTPGLERALDDLERAFFQAIEDDLATPEALAAFFTFLPELNRLLPEAKGDSLARAEALFHTLGEGILGLFPQRVLEDRLSGPLLEGLIALLLELREEARRAKDYAQSDRIRERLKELGVIVEDTKEGPKWRLELI; encoded by the coding sequence ATGGGCCTTGTCCTCTACGATACGTTAAGGCGGCAAAAGGTGCCCTTTGAACCCGCCACCCCCGGGCACGTGGGCATCTACGTCTGCGGTCCCACGGTCTACTCCGACCCCCACCTGGGCCACGCCCGGGGACCGGTGGTCTACGATGTTCTCCGCCGCTACTTCCTCCACAAGGGCTACAAGGTGCGCTTTGTATCCAACATCACCGACGTGGGCCACCTCACGGACGACGCCGACCAGGGGGAGGACAAGATTGAGAAGAGGGCCAAGCTGGAAAGGCTAGAGCCCATGGAGGTGGCGGAGAAGTACATGTGGAGCTATTTTGACGCCATCCAGGCCCTAAACGTCCTCCGCCCCTCCATCGCCCCTCGGGCAAGCGGCCACATCCCCGAACAGATTGAGCTCACCGAGCGGCTTCTTAGGCTTGGCTACGCCTACGAGCGGAACGGAAGCGTCTACTTCCGCGTGCGGGCCTTCCCCGAGTACGGGAAGCTTTCCGGTAAGCGCCTGGAGGAGCTCAGGGCCGGCGCCCGGGTGGAGGTGCGGGAGGAGAAGGAAGACCCTTTGGACTTCGCCCTTTGGAAGCGGGCCGAGCCCGGGCACATCATGCGCTGGAAGAGCCCCTGGGGGGAAGGCTACCCGGGGTGGCACATTGAGTGCACCGCCATGAGCCTCAAGTACCTGGGGGAAGGGTTTGACCTCCACGCCGGGGGCATTGACCTGCAGTTCCCCCACCACGAGTGCGAGATCGCCCAGGCGGAGGCGGCGGGCTACCGCTTCGCCCGGCACTGGATGCACCACAACCACGTCCTCCTAGAGGGCGAGAAGATGGCCAAGAGCACGGGGAACCTGGTCCTACTCCACGACCTCCTGAAGGCCCACGAGCCCATGGCCCTCCGCTTCTACCTCCTGCAGACCCACTACCGGAGCCCCATGGACTTCACCTGGGAGGGCCTGGAGAGCGCCAAGCGGGGCTACGCCCGCCTCCTCCAGGCCTACCGGGAGGTGCGCCAAAGGCGGAAGACCGCTTCCCCTGGCTCCACCCCCGGGCTGGAGCGGGCACTAGACGACCTGGAAAGGGCCTTCTTCCAGGCCATTGAGGACGACCTCGCTACCCCCGAGGCCCTCGCCGCCTTCTTCACCTTCCTGCCCGAGCTCAACCGCCTCCTGCCCGAGGCCAAGGGGGATAGCCTGGCCCGCGCCGAAGCCCTCTTCCACACCCTAGGGGAAGGCATCCTGGGGCTTTTCCCCCAACGGGTCTTGGAGGACCGGCTTTCCGGGCCCCTTCTGGAAGGGCTCATCGCCCTCCTCCTGGAGCTACGGGAGGAGGCCAGAAGGGCCAAGGACTACGCCCAAAGCGACCGCATCCGCGAGCGGCTAAAGGAGCTTGGGGTCATCGTGGAGGACACCAAGGAGGGCCCCAAGTGGCGGCTTGAGCTCATCTAA
- a CDS encoding thiolase family protein, with translation MREAVIVSAVRSPVGRGKRDGAFANLHPVDLSAQVMRGAVERIGLDPRELEDVLWGCAVPEAGQGLNIARLALLRAGFPIEVSGATVNRFCSSGLQTIAMAAQAVMTGMADGVLAGGVEVMSQVPMSGFVTRLHPELTPDTWSPEAYSTYIGMGYTAERVAERFGISREDQDKWAYRSHQLAAKAQREGKFTEIVPIRVPKVTFQGTKKVVEETVVEKDETVRPDTTLEALAKLRPAFKKGGTVTAGNASPYSDGAAAVVVMSREKAEALGLKPLARFVSFAVAGVEPDIMGIGPVKAIPKALQRAGLTLDQIDLIEFNEAFAAQVLAVMRSLGMPEEKTNVNGGAIALGHPLGATGAKLTAQLISELSRRGGGYGLVTMCIGGGMGAAGVFEVYPA, from the coding sequence ATGCGTGAGGCAGTCATTGTCAGTGCGGTGAGGAGCCCGGTTGGGCGGGGAAAGCGGGACGGCGCTTTTGCGAATCTGCACCCAGTGGATCTTTCTGCACAGGTGATGCGCGGGGCTGTGGAGCGCATTGGCTTGGATCCACGGGAGCTGGAGGATGTCCTTTGGGGTTGTGCGGTTCCAGAAGCGGGACAGGGGCTAAACATCGCACGGTTGGCTCTTTTGAGGGCTGGCTTCCCAATAGAGGTATCGGGTGCCACTGTTAACCGTTTTTGCTCTTCGGGTCTGCAGACCATTGCCATGGCGGCTCAAGCTGTAATGACAGGGATGGCGGATGGGGTGCTTGCGGGTGGCGTGGAGGTGATGAGTCAGGTGCCCATGTCTGGGTTTGTAACCCGCTTGCACCCTGAGCTTACCCCCGATACCTGGAGTCCAGAGGCGTACTCCACGTACATCGGCATGGGTTACACCGCCGAGCGGGTAGCGGAGCGCTTTGGCATATCCCGGGAAGACCAGGACAAGTGGGCGTATAGAAGCCACCAGCTGGCAGCCAAAGCCCAGCGGGAGGGGAAGTTCACCGAGATCGTTCCCATTCGCGTACCCAAAGTGACTTTCCAGGGCACCAAGAAGGTGGTAGAGGAAACGGTCGTGGAGAAAGACGAAACTGTTCGTCCGGACACCACTCTCGAGGCCCTGGCCAAGCTCCGCCCCGCCTTCAAGAAGGGGGGCACGGTGACCGCAGGGAACGCCAGTCCCTACTCCGATGGGGCGGCGGCGGTCGTTGTCATGAGCCGGGAGAAGGCGGAGGCTCTAGGCCTAAAACCCTTGGCCCGCTTCGTCAGCTTCGCCGTGGCCGGTGTGGAGCCCGACATCATGGGCATTGGACCGGTGAAGGCTATCCCCAAGGCCCTTCAGCGGGCGGGCCTTACCCTGGATCAGATTGACCTCATAGAGTTCAACGAAGCTTTTGCCGCCCAGGTTTTGGCGGTGATGCGGAGCTTGGGGATGCCGGAGGAGAAGACCAACGTGAACGGGGGGGCCATCGCTCTCGGCCACCCCTTGGGGGCCACGGGGGCTAAGCTCACGGCGCAGCTTATTTCCGAGCTTTCCCGGCGCGGTGGGGGGTATGGTCTTGTGACCATGTGCATCGGCGGCGGCATGGGGGCTGCTGGTGTTTTTGAGGTGTACCCGGCGTAG
- a CDS encoding aminotransferase class I/II-fold pyridoxal phosphate-dependent enzyme: protein MEYETLAVLAGLPEDPYGAVGLPIYAVAAYGFKTLEEGQERFATGEGYVYARQKDPTARALEERLRALEGAMEAVALASGQAATFAALLALVRPGDEVVAAKGLFGQTIGLFNQVLAPWGVRVRYVDPSPEAVREALSERSRVLFVEIMANPALLVPDLEALAHLAEEKGVALVVDNTFGAAGALAKPLRWGAHVVVQSLTKWASGHGSVLGGAVLSRETALWGRFPQFLEPDLKGQVPWEALGPKCFPERVRTLGLSLAGMALSPFHAYLLFQGLETVALRVRRMSETALRLAETLRAHPKVKALRYPGLPEDPAYPYAKKYLAAGGGIFTLDLGSLEAASRFLKAIRLLKAPNLGDARTLLVHPWTTTHSRLKEEARLEAGVTPGLVRVSVGLEDPGDLEALFLEALAAV, encoded by the coding sequence ATGGAGTACGAAACCCTAGCGGTCCTGGCGGGCCTGCCGGAAGACCCTTATGGGGCGGTGGGCCTTCCCATCTACGCCGTGGCCGCTTACGGCTTCAAGACCCTGGAGGAGGGGCAGGAGCGCTTCGCCACGGGGGAAGGGTACGTCTACGCCCGGCAGAAGGACCCCACCGCCCGCGCCCTGGAGGAGAGGCTAAGGGCTTTGGAAGGGGCTATGGAGGCCGTGGCCTTGGCCTCAGGCCAGGCGGCCACCTTCGCCGCCTTACTGGCCCTGGTCCGCCCCGGGGACGAGGTGGTGGCGGCCAAGGGGCTTTTCGGCCAGACCATCGGGCTCTTCAACCAGGTCTTGGCCCCCTGGGGCGTGCGGGTGCGCTACGTGGACCCTAGCCCGGAGGCGGTGCGGGAGGCCCTTAGCGAGCGAAGCCGGGTGCTCTTCGTGGAGATCATGGCCAACCCTGCCCTCCTGGTGCCGGACCTCGAGGCCCTGGCCCACCTGGCGGAGGAGAAGGGCGTGGCCTTGGTCGTGGACAACACCTTTGGCGCTGCCGGGGCGCTCGCCAAACCCCTCCGCTGGGGGGCCCACGTGGTGGTGCAAAGCCTCACCAAGTGGGCCTCGGGCCACGGCTCGGTCCTGGGCGGGGCGGTGCTTTCCCGGGAGACGGCCCTATGGGGGCGCTTTCCCCAGTTCCTGGAGCCCGACCTCAAGGGACAGGTGCCCTGGGAGGCCCTGGGGCCCAAGTGCTTCCCGGAAAGGGTGCGCACCCTGGGGCTATCCCTGGCGGGCATGGCCCTTTCCCCCTTCCACGCCTACCTCCTTTTCCAGGGCCTGGAGACCGTGGCCTTGAGGGTGCGGCGCATGAGCGAAACCGCCCTCAGGCTAGCGGAAACCCTCCGGGCCCACCCCAAGGTGAAGGCCCTCCGCTACCCCGGGCTTCCCGAGGACCCCGCTTACCCCTATGCCAAGAAGTACCTGGCCGCCGGGGGCGGCATCTTCACCCTGGACCTGGGAAGCCTCGAGGCGGCAAGCCGCTTCCTCAAGGCCATCCGCCTCCTCAAGGCCCCGAACCTGGGGGATGCCCGCACCCTCCTCGTCCACCCCTGGACCACCACCCATAGCCGCCTAAAGGAGGAGGCCCGCCTGGAGGCGGGGGTGACCCCGGGCCTGGTGCGGGTTTCCGTGGGCCTGGAGGACCCGGGGGATTTGGAGGCGCTTTTTCTGGAGGCCTTGGCGGCGGTTTAG
- a CDS encoding universal stress protein has translation MFKTILLAYDGSEHAKRAAEVAKAEAKAHGARLLVVHAYEPVPDYLGEPFFEEALKRRLERAEKVLAEGVSLAGVSREEGLLLEGEPASAILQAAIGEKADLIVMGTRGLGALGSLFLGSQSQKVVAEAPCPVLLVR, from the coding sequence ATGTTCAAGACCATCCTTCTCGCCTACGACGGCTCGGAGCACGCCAAGCGGGCGGCGGAGGTGGCCAAGGCCGAGGCCAAGGCCCACGGGGCCCGGCTTTTGGTGGTTCACGCCTACGAGCCCGTGCCTGACTACCTGGGCGAGCCCTTTTTTGAGGAGGCCCTGAAGCGCCGCCTGGAGCGGGCGGAGAAGGTCCTGGCGGAGGGGGTGAGCCTGGCCGGGGTTTCCAGGGAGGAAGGCCTCCTCCTGGAAGGGGAGCCTGCCAGCGCCATCCTCCAAGCGGCCATAGGGGAGAAGGCGGACCTTATCGTCATGGGCACCCGGGGGCTTGGGGCCTTGGGGAGCCTCTTCCTGGGAAGCCAGAGCCAGAAGGTGGTGGCCGAGGCTCCTTGCCCCGTGCTCCTGGTGCGCTAG
- a CDS encoding 3-hydroxyacyl-CoA dehydrogenase/enoyl-CoA hydratase family protein — protein MRRIKKVGVIGAGTMGSGIAALVISAGIPVVLLDIPGQDDRNGPAKQGLERALKSKFPAFMDKDLASYIDVGNIEDDLDKLKDCDWVVEAIVEKVEPKRALYARLESVLHPDAIVSSNTSSIPMRVLLEGRSEGFKRRFLGTHFFNPPRYLHLLEIIPTPETDSDVVAAMRRFGERILGKGVVLAKDSPGFIANRLGVYGMVQAMRLMEKHGLTIDEVDALTGSLLGRPNSATFRTADLTGLDVLKLVAEELAEATGEDFKLPEWFYQLVERGLLGDKTGAGFYKKVDGERYTLDYATLEYRPRQKLELPELSALKDKPLEERLRGAQQLPGKYGAFLKELFALTAHYTISKAPDIAYDLVGVDQALEWGFGWEEGPFKNMDALGLDYVRQVFREFGLEEPDWIRGHERFYLNGTFLGFDGVYHPLPSRPDIIQLKPLKREGRVLHSTSEASILDLGDGVLLLEFHSKMNAIGEGVLRTLEKALRTVEAGDYLGLVIGNEDPRAFSAGANLALILSLAQEGDWAELKRATYFFQQATKAIRYAPFPVVVAPFGLTLGGGAEFMLHADHVQAHAELYTGLVEAGVGLLPAGGGTKEMLLRFTRELSGFAQADLFEGVRRAFELIATAKVATSALEAKKLGFLRDRDGITMNRDFLIADAKRKVLELAVDYRPPLPSKITVLGDEALGNLKYAVWQFREAGEITDHEVKIGQEIAWVLSGGGGPRREVTEDFLLELEREAFVRLLGTRKTQERIAYTLKTGKPLRN, from the coding sequence ATGCGTCGGATCAAAAAGGTTGGGGTCATAGGGGCTGGAACCATGGGCAGTGGGATTGCTGCGTTGGTTATTAGCGCAGGCATCCCAGTGGTGCTCCTGGATATACCCGGTCAGGATGACCGTAATGGTCCTGCTAAGCAGGGTCTGGAGCGTGCTCTGAAGTCCAAGTTTCCTGCGTTCATGGATAAGGATTTGGCAAGCTACATTGATGTGGGCAATATTGAGGATGACCTAGACAAACTGAAGGATTGTGACTGGGTAGTGGAAGCAATTGTGGAAAAGGTGGAGCCAAAACGGGCCCTTTATGCCCGGCTGGAATCCGTGCTGCATCCGGATGCTATTGTTAGTTCGAACACCAGCAGCATCCCGATGCGGGTTTTGTTGGAGGGTCGCTCGGAAGGATTTAAGCGCCGCTTCTTGGGGACCCACTTCTTTAACCCGCCCCGGTACCTCCACCTATTGGAGATCATTCCAACACCCGAGACGGACTCGGATGTTGTGGCAGCGATGCGGCGTTTTGGCGAACGTATCCTGGGTAAGGGTGTGGTTCTAGCCAAGGATAGCCCGGGATTTATCGCCAACCGGTTGGGCGTGTATGGAATGGTGCAGGCCATGCGGCTTATGGAAAAGCACGGCCTGACCATTGACGAGGTGGATGCCCTCACGGGCTCCCTCTTGGGGCGTCCTAATTCGGCTACCTTCCGTACGGCAGACCTTACGGGGTTGGACGTACTGAAGCTGGTGGCGGAAGAGCTTGCAGAGGCTACAGGAGAGGACTTTAAGCTCCCAGAGTGGTTTTATCAGCTTGTTGAGCGGGGGCTTTTAGGCGATAAGACAGGGGCAGGTTTCTACAAGAAAGTAGATGGGGAACGTTATACCCTGGATTACGCCACCCTCGAGTACCGCCCACGCCAGAAGCTAGAGCTTCCGGAGCTGAGTGCCTTGAAGGATAAACCCTTGGAGGAACGGCTTCGGGGAGCTCAGCAACTACCCGGAAAGTACGGTGCCTTTTTGAAAGAGCTCTTTGCCTTGACGGCCCACTACACCATTTCAAAGGCCCCCGACATCGCCTATGACCTTGTAGGGGTGGACCAGGCCTTGGAGTGGGGCTTTGGGTGGGAAGAAGGGCCCTTTAAGAACATGGATGCCCTGGGGTTGGATTACGTGCGCCAGGTTTTCCGGGAGTTTGGGCTTGAGGAACCCGACTGGATTCGGGGGCATGAGCGCTTCTATCTCAACGGGACCTTCCTGGGCTTTGATGGCGTATACCACCCCCTTCCAAGCCGTCCCGACATCATTCAACTGAAGCCTCTCAAGCGGGAGGGGAGGGTCCTGCATTCTACTTCCGAAGCTTCCATCTTGGACCTGGGCGACGGGGTGCTCTTGCTGGAGTTCCACAGCAAGATGAATGCCATCGGGGAAGGGGTCCTCCGAACCCTGGAGAAGGCGCTGAGAACGGTGGAAGCGGGGGATTACCTAGGATTGGTCATTGGTAATGAGGACCCCCGGGCCTTTTCAGCAGGAGCGAACCTCGCCCTCATTCTGTCCTTAGCTCAGGAGGGAGATTGGGCTGAGCTCAAGCGCGCCACATACTTTTTCCAACAGGCCACTAAGGCGATTCGGTACGCTCCGTTCCCGGTTGTGGTGGCCCCCTTCGGTCTGACCTTGGGTGGGGGAGCTGAGTTCATGCTCCATGCAGACCATGTGCAGGCGCATGCCGAACTGTATACCGGCCTTGTAGAGGCTGGGGTCGGCTTGTTGCCCGCAGGTGGGGGCACCAAGGAGATGCTCCTGCGCTTCACGAGGGAACTTTCTGGCTTCGCCCAGGCGGACTTGTTTGAGGGTGTGCGTCGGGCATTTGAGCTTATCGCCACGGCTAAGGTGGCCACAAGTGCTCTCGAGGCCAAGAAGCTCGGCTTCCTCCGGGATCGCGATGGCATAACGATGAACCGTGACTTCCTCATCGCAGACGCGAAGCGGAAGGTGCTGGAGCTTGCTGTGGATTACCGTCCTCCCCTTCCTTCCAAAATCACAGTTCTGGGCGATGAGGCCTTGGGCAACTTAAAGTACGCCGTTTGGCAATTCCGGGAGGCAGGGGAGATCACCGACCACGAGGTCAAAATTGGCCAGGAAATTGCGTGGGTTCTTTCGGGTGGAGGTGGACCGCGACGTGAGGTGACGGAAGACTTCTTGCTGGAGCTGGAGCGCGAGGCTTTTGTCCGGCTGTTGGGCACGCGGAAAACGCAGGAGCGGATTGCCTACACTTTGAAGACGGGCAAGCCGCTGCGGAACTAA
- a CDS encoding acyl-CoA dehydrogenase family protein — protein MVEEKKLWQKGGGWLLEAPERIYTPEDFDSTIREIAKTTRTFAEREVLPLLERLEHGELELNRDLLRKAGELGLLGAETPEAYGGLDLPKTVSTVIAENLAGLGGFAVTHGAHTTLAMLPIIYFGNEAQKQKYLPKMVTGEWVGAYCLTEPGAGSDALSGKTRATLSEDGKYYILNGVKQWISNAGFADVFIVFAKVDGEKFTAFIVERGFGVKVGPEEKKMGIKSSSTRQVILEDVKVPVENVLGEIGKGHKIAFNILNVGRYKLGAGSIGGAKLALEISTKYAKERVQFGKPIAQFGLIQEKLAEMATRAFAGESAVYRTMGLIDEAIGDKKGPEAVMAGIEEYAIEASIIKVLGSEVLAYAVDEGVQIHGGYGYSQEYPIERAYRDARINRIFEGTNEINRLLIPGMLLRRAMKGELPLVQAATKLQDELMSPSFEEPEDQEAALIQNLKKLALMLSGLGAMRFQQRLEEEEELLAAAADLLIDIYAAESALLRARRLGGVAEKMARLYLYQAADRAQMRASQVVPRLAQGDEQSFILSAVRRLTKRPAVDFISLRREIAGAVLEAEGYPIPR, from the coding sequence ATGGTAGAAGAGAAGAAGCTTTGGCAGAAAGGCGGCGGCTGGCTTTTGGAGGCTCCGGAGCGCATTTACACCCCAGAGGACTTTGACTCCACGATTCGCGAAATTGCCAAGACAACCCGTACGTTTGCGGAGCGGGAAGTGCTCCCTCTTTTGGAGCGCTTGGAGCATGGTGAGCTGGAGCTGAACCGCGATTTGCTCCGCAAGGCGGGGGAGTTGGGCCTTTTGGGTGCTGAAACGCCTGAAGCGTACGGGGGCCTGGACCTTCCTAAGACAGTTTCCACGGTTATTGCTGAAAATCTCGCGGGATTAGGAGGTTTTGCCGTTACACACGGAGCCCACACCACTTTGGCCATGCTTCCCATCATCTACTTTGGCAACGAAGCACAGAAGCAAAAGTATTTGCCGAAGATGGTGACGGGGGAATGGGTGGGCGCTTATTGCCTTACCGAACCTGGGGCCGGCTCCGATGCGCTTTCAGGGAAGACCCGGGCCACCCTTTCGGAGGATGGGAAGTACTACATTCTCAACGGTGTGAAGCAATGGATCTCCAATGCCGGCTTCGCTGACGTCTTCATCGTGTTCGCCAAGGTGGATGGGGAGAAGTTCACCGCTTTCATCGTGGAGCGGGGCTTCGGGGTGAAGGTGGGCCCTGAAGAGAAGAAGATGGGGATTAAGTCCTCCTCCACCAGGCAAGTGATCTTGGAAGACGTCAAGGTGCCCGTGGAGAACGTGCTGGGAGAGATTGGCAAGGGGCACAAGATCGCTTTCAACATCTTGAACGTCGGGCGTTACAAGCTGGGTGCGGGCTCCATTGGTGGGGCTAAACTCGCTTTAGAGATTTCCACCAAGTACGCCAAGGAGCGGGTTCAGTTTGGTAAGCCCATCGCCCAGTTCGGCCTGATCCAGGAGAAATTGGCCGAGATGGCGACGCGGGCCTTTGCCGGGGAAAGTGCCGTTTACCGCACCATGGGCCTCATTGATGAGGCCATCGGTGACAAGAAGGGCCCGGAAGCGGTAATGGCAGGTATTGAGGAGTACGCAATAGAGGCTAGCATCATCAAGGTGCTTGGCTCGGAGGTCTTGGCCTACGCTGTGGATGAAGGGGTCCAGATTCACGGGGGTTACGGCTACTCCCAGGAGTACCCCATAGAACGGGCTTACCGGGATGCCCGTATCAACCGTATTTTTGAAGGGACCAACGAGATCAACCGGCTTCTCATCCCAGGGATGCTCCTACGGCGGGCCATGAAGGGGGAGTTGCCCCTGGTTCAGGCGGCTACTAAGCTTCAGGATGAGCTCATGTCCCCCAGCTTTGAGGAACCTGAAGACCAAGAAGCGGCCTTGATCCAAAACTTGAAGAAGCTCGCCCTCATGCTTTCGGGCCTCGGAGCGATGCGTTTCCAGCAGAGACTAGAGGAGGAGGAGGAGCTCCTTGCCGCTGCTGCCGATCTCCTCATTGACATCTATGCTGCAGAAAGTGCCTTGTTGCGGGCCCGTAGGCTTGGTGGAGTGGCAGAAAAGATGGCCAGGCTCTACCTCTATCAGGCGGCAGACCGGGCGCAGATGCGAGCCAGCCAGGTGGTGCCTCGGTTAGCCCAGGGGGATGAGCAAAGCTTCATCCTCTCAGCTGTGCGCCGGCTTACAAAGCGCCCAGCGGTGGATTTCATTTCTTTGAGGCGGGAGATTGCGGGGGCGGTCCTCGAGGCCGAGGGCTACCCCATCCCCCGCTAG
- the hslO gene encoding Hsp33 family molecular chaperone HslO, whose amino-acid sequence MGRILRGLAGEGNLRVVAAETTDIVEEARRRHGLSPTATAALGRAMTGALLLAQLLLKTPKERITLRMEGTGPLGGLVVEADALGNVRGYVQNPRAEVPLRQDGKLNVGELLGAGVLRVDRSLPNGEVYTSTVPLVSGEIAEDLAHYLWQSEQIPSAVLLGVRVKGEGEVEVAGGVAVQVMPGASEEAIGRLEANLAGIPGLTPLLREKGLEGTLEVLLAGLGFARTDLRALGFLADEIPARFRCRCNREKALEALVFFTPEEREDMIVKEGGAEVVCHWCGEVYRFSPEEIRTLVAEVRCPDCGALWLYPKADGTVFRMEGETCRCGRKVELPAERRPQA is encoded by the coding sequence ATGGGAAGGATTCTTCGGGGTTTGGCCGGCGAGGGGAACCTGCGGGTGGTGGCGGCGGAGACCACGGACATCGTGGAGGAAGCGCGGCGCCGCCACGGCCTTTCCCCCACGGCCACTGCCGCCTTGGGCCGGGCCATGACCGGGGCCCTCCTCCTGGCCCAGCTCCTCCTTAAAACCCCTAAGGAGCGCATCACCTTGCGCATGGAGGGGACGGGGCCCTTGGGGGGGCTTGTGGTGGAGGCGGATGCCCTGGGAAACGTGCGGGGGTACGTGCAGAACCCCAGGGCGGAGGTTCCCTTGCGGCAGGACGGCAAGCTCAACGTGGGCGAGCTTCTGGGGGCCGGGGTTTTGCGGGTGGACCGGAGCCTCCCCAATGGGGAGGTCTACACCAGCACCGTGCCCCTGGTTTCCGGGGAGATCGCCGAGGACCTGGCCCACTACCTCTGGCAGTCGGAGCAGATCCCCTCCGCGGTGCTCCTGGGTGTGCGGGTGAAGGGGGAAGGGGAGGTGGAGGTGGCGGGGGGCGTGGCGGTGCAGGTGATGCCGGGGGCTTCGGAGGAGGCGATAGGCCGCCTCGAGGCCAACCTTGCGGGCATCCCGGGCCTCACCCCTCTGCTTCGGGAGAAGGGCCTGGAGGGCACCTTGGAGGTGCTCCTCGCCGGGCTTGGCTTCGCCCGCACGGACCTTAGGGCCTTGGGCTTCCTGGCGGACGAGATCCCTGCCCGCTTCCGGTGCCGTTGCAACCGGGAAAAGGCCCTGGAGGCCCTGGTCTTCTTCACCCCTGAGGAAAGGGAGGACATGATCGTCAAGGAGGGGGGTGCGGAGGTGGTCTGCCACTGGTGCGGGGAGGTCTACCGCTTCTCCCCCGAGGAGATCCGCACCCTGGTGGCCGAGGTGCGTTGCCCCGACTGCGGGGCGCTCTGGCTTTACCCCAAGGCGGACGGCACCGTCTTCCGCATGGAGGGGGAAACCTGCCGTTGCGGCCGCAAGGTGGAGCTTCCCGCCGAGCGCCGCCCCCAGGCCTAG